CCATTTCATTGAATATAATGCAGGATTTTCACGATTCTACGCTATTTTACCTTTTACGAAATCGATAAAGGTTAAAAAAGCTAACAATTCCGCAATGTTTACTAAATTTGCATACTAAATCAATAAAAAAGAATATGAGACCTATACACCCCAACTTAGAAATCATAGTCCCCTCTTTTGGAAGTTCATTTTCTATAGCGAAACATGAACAAAACAACAACGTACATACAAATCACTGGCATTATCACCCTGAAATAGAATTAGTTTATATAAATGGAGGCTCCGGTAAAAGACAAGTAGGCAGTCATGTCTCGTATTATAATGATGGTGATCTAATTCTTATAGGTAGTAATTTACCTCATTGTGGTTTTACAGATGAAGAAACAGGGAATAAAAAAGAAACGGTAATACAAATGAAACCTGACTTTCTTGGAAACAGTTTTTTTGAAATTTCAGAAATGACAAATATTAAAAACTTATTCAGCCAAGCCAAACAAGGAATCTCGTTTGTTGGAAAAACGAAAAAAATAATTGGAGAACGAATAGAAGCACTTGATGAACAAAATCAATTAGAAAGATTACTAAGCATGTTGTCTATCTTAAATGAATTAGAGTTGTCAAAAGAAAGCGTCATATTGAATGCCGAAGGATTTTCGATGGAAATGCAAATGCAGGACAATGACCGCATGAATGTGGTATATAATTTTGTGAAAGACCATTTTCAAGAAAGCATAAGCCTAGAAGAAATATCAGATCTTGTTGCAATGACTGTCCCATCCTTTTGTAGGTATTTCAAAAAGATAACCAACAAAACATTTACTAAATTTGTAAATGATTATCGATTGGTGCACGCATCTAAATTATTAGCTGAAAAACAAATCAGCATAACTGACGTTTGTGATGAAAGTGGCTTTAACAATTTAGGACATTTTAATAAATCGTTTAAAGAATTCACTGGGAAAAGTGCCTATCAATACCGTCAAGAATTAAGAACCTTTTTAGAATAAAAAACAATATTTGAGACAATTTATCCAGTCACAATTTGAGATTACTGTTATACAAAACTTTAATTCAGCACAAAATACTGAATTAAAGTTTTGTTAAAAACTAAATATTATTGATTTACACCATTTACTTTTCACAATAATTTAGTTAGTTAATGGTTGTTTTAATAGACTAATATGCGTTGGCAATAATTTGTTCAAATAATTCTTGTTTTCCACTTATTTGTTGAGGTTCTCCATTTGCACGAGCAATTTCACTAAGTGCTTCCAAAGAGAGCTCTCCTTTTTCATACTTCGCTCCATTACCACTGTCAAATGATCCGTAACGTTGTTCACGTAAATTTTTATAATTTGTATTTTGTAAAATATGGTCCGCATAGATAAGACCGCGTGC
The Flavobacterium sp. WC2421 genome window above contains:
- a CDS encoding AraC family transcriptional regulator, which gives rise to MRPIHPNLEIIVPSFGSSFSIAKHEQNNNVHTNHWHYHPEIELVYINGGSGKRQVGSHVSYYNDGDLILIGSNLPHCGFTDEETGNKKETVIQMKPDFLGNSFFEISEMTNIKNLFSQAKQGISFVGKTKKIIGERIEALDEQNQLERLLSMLSILNELELSKESVILNAEGFSMEMQMQDNDRMNVVYNFVKDHFQESISLEEISDLVAMTVPSFCRYFKKITNKTFTKFVNDYRLVHASKLLAEKQISITDVCDESGFNNLGHFNKSFKEFTGKSAYQYRQELRTFLE